CAGTGGTTCCGAATCGGTTTCCGAACCAGTTTCGGAAGACTAGTTTCTCACTGACTACGTCGGGTGCAGCAAAGACGTGGGATCATGCGCTCCAGTGCTCAGTTGTAGGTGTGATATTCGACCGCTCGCTCGAGTAACTCGTCGGGGATTCCTGGTACGTCTTCCTTCCGGACTGTTCCCAGTTCGTCGATAAGCCCTGGGTCACGTGGAAACTCGCGGCGGTCCCAGTGGATCGAGATACCAGCTTTTGCACCCTCACCAAGCGCGATTGGTACTTGGTTGTGACCCGGTGTGAGATCCCCGACTGCGTAGACGTTTTCGACCGACGTTCGGCCATGTTCGTCGACGACGACCGTTCCGTCGTCGTTGAGGTCGCAGCCGAGTTCTGTGGCCAACCCGTTGTTGTAGTCCGAGCCATACACCGCAAATCCCCCTGTGTATTCGCGAACGGTTCCATCTTCGAACGTCATCGAGTCCAGCCAGCCGTCATCGCCGTTCTCCACGCCGGTGACTTCCTCGTGGACGATTTCGATTGGATGGTTCGAAAGCATCGTGTCGGTTTCGCCGCTCCAGGTCGGGTCCTCGCCGCGAGTGAGCAGATCGACATCGACTGTGAAATTGAGCATGATCGCAGCGACGTAGGCGGCGCTTTCGGACGTCCCCATGACGTAGACGGGTTCGTCGGTGAACATGTAGGCATCACAGTGTAAACAGTAGTGCAGACCGCGCCCAGTCCAAGGCAGCGGTGGTTCGGGTCTCACATCAGTGAATCCGGTGGCGACAACGACGTATTCTGCGACGTAGTCGGTATCAGTGCCACAAAGTGTGATTTTCGGTGGTGGTGAATCACTGTCGTCAGTTGTGTCGCGTTGTTCCTGTTCTGCTGTCTCGGCAGTGGAGTCCGATTCTGAACGTGAACAAGATGAAATAGTGTCCTGATAGACGGTACAACCGTAGGCTTCGAGTTGTTCTTTCCCAGTCGAGAGGAGTTTCGCGCCGTTCATTGCCTCCGGAATACCGACGACGTTGTGTACGTCCTGCATCATGGCGGCGCGGCCACCCCCTTTGTCGATGAGTGCAGTCCGGTTTCCGAGTCGTGTACAGTACAGTGCCGTACTCAGTCCCGCGGGGCCGCCACCAACGACGACGACATCGAACGCAGTGGGTGTGCCCTCATCTATCATACCGTCGATTCACCATCGGGATTCAAAAACTTCTCTGGGGCATACGACGGGATGGCCCATCACATTGGACCAGTTTCACTGACGGTTGATCGTACTATCAGTAGTGTTATACCTCCGTCTTGCTGTCGACATCAGTTGCGCTGAGCTATAGTACGGTGATAGCACTGTCCAGTACAGGAACGAAAACTGTCACCCGGAACACTAACGTCCAGCCTCATCCCGTGGCGGCATGCCGCGTCGGCTGGCTAACCCTCGTGCCGGGTGGATCACATGTTGCGCGCCCGGGTTCGCCGTGCTGTCATCGCTCCCGAATGGGTGTGCTCGGCCGGGGACTAAAGGCACGCAATCATCCTAGGAGCGTGGTCCGTTTAACAGTTTCACTCCTGTTGGTAGAAACCGCGTCGGACGTTTCGATGGTATTTCGGTTCGTCCAGAGCGCTGAGTTGCGAGGGTTACTCGTCCCCGGGCGTATTGTACGCGCAGCGTTGCGTTGTGAGGGTACGGCCGGTGACTTTGGCTATCACGTTCGCGTAGAGGTTGCCGGCGAGGTTGCGCGAGGCGACGCTGTACCCGCCACTGAACGGCTGCTGGTGATCCGGGAGAATGATTGTGTCTGATTCTCGATGCCGGTGTCCGAGGAGACACTGCACCCGCGTGGATCAGTACATGTAATCGGCTTCGTTGAACTGGATGTACTTCCCGTTCCGGTAGTTGAACTTCCGCTTTTTGTATGCCGCGAGGATCTTCGTCGCGCCGATGCCGGCAGAGTAGGTACGATTGATCAGGGTGTTCTCGCCCCCATCACTTTGCATGTCATTGATGACATCGAACGCCCAGTCCCAGTCGTCCGGTTCGTAGTCTTCGACGATGTCTGCGAACGAGACGTTACGCAGGATTTCGTCGCCGATAGCGCGCTTCCAGATATCGTTGTAGTTTTCGAGGGAATCAGTCGCAGCGAGTCGACCGGCGATCTTGCCGGTGCGAACGGCGACGTGATAGCCGCCCTCGTGGAAGGCCGAGGTCGCCCCCATGGCACCGCCGGCGACGGCGATGTTCGCGCCGACGGGTGAGTCGATCGGTCGTGTCGATGAGATTGGGTACGTCTCGGTTCCCTTCGACTTGCCGCGACCCTCGACGATCGGGATGTCCTCCTCGATGTCGTACTCGTCACCGTACTCGAGTTCCAGCAGTCGCGTGATGTACTCGGAACCGGAGGGAAGCCGGTCGTCTTCGGGGTCGAGCAGCGCGTAGGCACCGGGATTATCGACGTCTTCGAGGCGCATGCCGATGGGCATGGTCAGGCCAACGCGGGCGACTGTGCCGTCGTTGGGGAAGACCCACGGATAGGCGGTTTCGCCCGGCATGTATCCCCACCAGAACGTGAGGGTATCTTTGAACTCCTCGAACAGTTCGGGCGGGAATTCTCGGTACTCCTGGTAGGCGATGTGGTTTGCTTCCGGCGGTGAGAGCTGGTCCGAGATGCTGCGCCCCGGCGGGGTGAATTGATCGAGGGCCCCGAGTGTAATCCGGCGCTGTGGGCCGTCGGCGAGGATGACATACTGCGCTTCGAGTTGATTGCCGTCCGAGAGCGTCAGGGTGTGGGTTGGTCCCTTCGGACTATCGGCTCGGAGATTGGTCTCGAGATCTGAGACGCCGGTGCCGACGCGCAGGTCTGCGCCGGCGTCGGTTGCGCGCTCGTAGAGCCAGTCGTCCATCCGCGCGCGGTGGAACGTGTAGCCAAACTTTGAGTAGCTGGCATCCATTCCTGTCGTGGTGAGTTCGACGGCACTATTCGGTCCGACGAACTCGGTGGACTCGAGTTCCCGGTGGATAATCTCGTCCGGGATTTCCTCGTAGTCGAAGTCCATGATATCGATCCAGTAGTCGAGCATGCCGGCGGCGTCCGTCGAGTCCGGCCCGAGTTCCTCGCGGTCCTTGCGGGGGACTCCCTGCTCGAAGAGGACCGTCTCGGCTCCGTGTGCAGCGGCCCGTTCGGCCGCGGTGGCACCCGCGGGTCCGCCACCGACGACCGCGACCTCAACGCGTTCCATACTCCGTGTGGAGTCAGTGGCCCGTATTAAAGTACCTGTATTTCCTCCCTGGAAGGGAGTCCCCCGAAATACGCACTGGCCGAGATCGACCGGCCCGTGTACGATCTCTGCCTATCTCACCGTGAGACCAACGTTTTTGCCCGCACCACGTGAGGCCACGTACATGCCATCGAACGATGCAGACGACGAGTATACCGAGTCTGCTACAGAACCGCCAGTGACAGACCCAGACGTGCTCGTCCTCCGGAAAGGAACTCACGGAACGCCGGTCGAACAGTATGTCGACGCCATCCGTGACCGGCTCCCGGAGCATACAGTTGAGCTCGCGCGCACCCCCGCTGCGGAACGCGAGGCGATCCAGTCTGCCAGCTTCGTCACCGGCATGACGTTTGGCGAAGAGCTACTCGAGTCCGCCGACAAACTCGAGACGTTCGCCTGCGCGTACGCGGGAACGGGACACCTGCCGCTCGACGAACTCGACGAGCGTGGTGTGACGGTGACGAACGCGTCGGGTGTCCACGGTCCGAACATCGGCGAGCACGTGCTGGGGGCGATTCTGCGATTCACTCGCCGGTTCCACGTTGGGAATCGGCGACAGCGTCGGCGGGAGTGGCGCCACTACAGGGCGTACGAACTGCAGGGCTCGACGGTGACCGTCGTCGGCCTCGGTGCCATTGGACAGGCGGTCTGTGAGCGACTGGAACCGTTCGGTGTCGAGACGATTGGCGTTCGATACTCGCCCGAGAAGGGCGGACCGACGGACGAGGTCATCGGCTTCGAGGGAGAGGCGTTTCAGGACGCACTCGCCAGAACGGACTACCTCGTGCTGGCGTGTCCGCTCACGGAGACGACGCGCGGGCTGATCGACCGCGAGGCGTTGACGACGCTCGGCCCCGAGGCTGTCCTGGTCAATATCGCGCGCGGTCCCGTCGTCGACACGGACGCGCTCGTCAGTGCGCTTCGGAGTGGGCGCATCCGTGGTGCGTCGCTCGACGTCACCGATCCCGAACCGCTTCCGGAGGACCACCCGCTCTGGACGTTCGATAACGTCCAGATTACGCCGCACAACGCGGGACACACGCCGCAGTACTACGACCGACTGGCCGATATCGTTGCGGAAAACGTCGAGCGACTCGAGAACAGCGAGGACGAACTCGTCAATCAGGTTCGTCCCTGACCTGAGCCGCTGGCACTCGAGTCGGTATCGGCAGTTCGAAACCCGGGTTTCTGACTGCGGCGTCCGAGTGCCAGCACGAGAGACGCTCGTCTTCCCGTGAACTCGGTGGCCGCGTACACTTTTTTGGTACTCTATCCCGAAGTTCAGGCATGGTACTCGAATTTGATGTCGGAGAGGCGATGTGTGTGCCGAGGAGTGTGCAGTCGGTACCGGAGGGATCTCGATGACGCTCACGTTCGACGGGACGGTACTCGTCCCAGCGGCAGACCCCAAGGATGGCAAGCGCACGGCCGAAGCACTCACCCCGCATCTCGATACGGACAGTCGAGTTGTTCTGGTGAACGTCATCGAGAAGGGAGGCGGGACGATCGACAAGGCACCGATGGAGCAGCGAAAGGAGTACGCCAACGAAATCTTCGAGGAGGCGCGCAAGCCGCTCGTCGACTCTCCCGCGACGATCGAGTCCGAGACGCTGTTCGGAACAGACATTGTCAAAACAATTTTTGACGCAGCGGGCGAGCACGATGCAGACGCAGTCGTCTTTACTGCACGAAAAGGAAACCGAATCGCAGAACTCCTGACGGGCGATGTCGCGCGCCGCCTTGTCAAAGAGGGAACCATTCCGGCCGTTGCCTTGCCACAGGTGACTACAGACTAATAATTGACACCCGTTGGTGGTTGGCTGGCCTCGATCTGACTGCTCAGGTCATTGCTTCGGGAACGGCGTCTTCGTCGCTGTCACCGTCACTATCGCTATCGCCACCACTGTCTCCACCACGGCCCTGTCGCTCGTTCTGGAGTTGCGAGACCAGTTCTTCGCCCGTCTCGCAAAGTGCCACGGTGTTCGTTTCTGGATCGAACTCGAGTGCACCGGCGTCAGCTAACTTTGGAACGTGCGTGTGACGAAGTGAGATGTGGATCCGCTTGCGTGTTCCGAGCAGCGCATCGCCGGTCGCGGCGAGGGGGCCGCTGTCCTGTCCGTCGTCCTCGAGAACGACGTGATCTGCAACATCCGAGAGCGGGACTGGGTCCGTGTTCTCGAGTCTGTCGAGATACCGGAGCACAGCGCGGCGGCGCCAGTCCGAGAGCAGATCGAAGACGGCGTCAGTCGCCGCAGCGTCAGCAGCATCAGCAGGTGTCGAGAGCGATTCAGGATCGGAGATCACTGGGAGCATATTCGATACTGCGGGCGCTGCCCCCTTGTGTCGCGCGCCAAATCAATGAGGTAAACTGGAACTACTACTGGAGTAAAAAGGCGGTGTTAGCGCTCGGTGCTGCTACAGGTAGCCGTTCTCGAGTAGCAGTTCACCGTTCAGTACACTTGCGCCCGCAGCGCCGCGGATCGTGTTGTGTGCGAGGCAGTTGTACTGGAGGCCGAACGGCGTCTCCTGCAGGCCGCCCGCTGCGATTGCCATGCCACCGCCGACGGTACGGTCCATGCGCGGCTGTGGTCGGTCCGGTTCGTCGAAGACATGGATGAGCGGCTCCGGCGAGGAGCGCAGGTCGAGCGACGGGAACGCACGCATTGCCTCGGCGGCGTCGGCCGGCGTGAGTTCGTCTTCGGTCTCCACCCAGACGTTCTCGAGGTGGCCGTCGATCGTCGGGATGCGGTTACACGACGCCGAGACGGACATCTCGTTGTGCGAGAGTTCCGCACCGTCGAACTCACCGAGGAGTTTGCGGGACTCCGTCTCGAGTTTGTCCTCTTCGCTGCCGATGTAGGGGATGGCGTTGTCGATGATTTCCATCGATGAGACGCCGTCGTAGCCCGCGCCGGAGACGGCCTGCAGGGTCGAAACGTGGACCTTTTCGAGGCCGTACTCCGCGATCGCGGCGAGCGTCGGGACGAACGTAATCGTCGAGCAGTTCGGGTTCTTGACCAGGGCGCCGTCCCAGCCGCGCTCGTCGCGCTGGACCTCGAGCAGGTCGAGGTGGTCGGCGTTAATCTCTGGGATGACAAGCGGCACGTCCTCGGCCATCCGGCTGTTCGAAGAGTTCGAAGAGACGACGTAACCGGCCTCACAGAAGGCCGGTTCGACTTCCGAGCCGATACTCGACGGCAGTGAGGAAAACAGGAGGTCAACGTCGTCGGGGACCTCGTCAGGGTCGGTCGCGGTGACAGTCATCTCCCCGATATCTCCGGGGATTGGGCTGTCGACGCGCCACTTTGCAGCCTGTCGGTACGTCTTGCCAGCACTCGAATCGCTCGCGGTCAGGGCGGCGATATCGAAGTCGGGATGCGGCTCGAGAAGCTGAATCAGTCGTTGTCCAACGGCGCCAGTTGCGCCGAGTACGCCTACTCGTACTGCCATTTTGTGTCACTGAGTGTCGTGGCCGCAAAACCGTTTGGATTTTCATCGCACAGCCGTTAACGGCAGTATTTGTTGACATCTGTTCAATTCTCTCGTGCTGATGAGTGGCATGGGCTGTGGATGGTCGACCACCCAGCGTGGGGGTCGCCGCGCGTCCATAGAAGAAATTAAGAAAACGGGGCCGCATTGAACGACCGATGAACCTTCGACAGACCCGATCCGTTGGGCGTGTCGCACAATCGGAGTGGTCACGATGACCGAGGCGACGAACACCTCGCGCGAGCCAGGGATCCAGAAGACGCCGTTTAGCATCGGCGCGACCGTCGTTGCAGCCGTCTGTACGCTACTCGGCGTGTTGATGATCTGGACCGGCTACCAGGCAGCCAGGGCAGAGGAAGCGGCCGAACTCGCCGTCATCGGCACCGAACTCAACCTCGTGACGGGCGTCGCGGGAGGGATGTTCGTGTTGTTCGTCGCGCTCGTTGCGTTCGTCGCCGCGTTCTACATGGAACCTGGCTTCGATCAGTAACGCCGCACGGCACGACACGATCGCACGGCAGCGATTCTGTTCTTCTCCTGCTTACCACGCTAGCGCTGGGAGTCTCTCCTGTTGAGAGCTTTGAGAGCGCCGAATGTGTCGAGAGCCATCGCCCGCTTCCTGCTAACTCCCTATGCGGCCAGTTCTGGAAAACAGTGGTAACGCCTCCACTTGACATCCTCCACACGGCTGAAGCCGTGGGCTTTCACCTGTACCTTCTGTAACACTACTACCGGTCAGCCGAGCACAACCGCTCACCGTACTCGAATCGAACGCAAGAATGCGACGGATTATGCAGGAACCTGTGCGCCCTTCTTCCGCGTCACGTAGCCCGCAATGCGGTTACGAACGCCCTTGGACTCGACGTTCGTGAGCTTGTCGACGCTGTCTTTGTTCTGTTCGAAATCGGTCGTGAACGCATCCGGGTACCGCTCCAGGAGGAGGTTCCCGGTCTTCTTGACGTAGGCCGGTTTGATTGCCATACAGGGAGGTTCCGTCCAGAGGCTCTTAATCCCTTTCTCTTGCGTTTTCTCCGTACTGTTTCGAGATCCGTCGAAAGACCGGTCGATCCGTCACCTCGTACCCACCCCCGGCTCACCTCCGGCTCACCACTCTGAATACGCTCGAACCAACTCGAGTGCCGTCCGGTCTCGGGAGTCACCGGCGCGGTCGACGACGTCGGCGAAGAACGCGAGTCGCTCTCGGAGTTCGGCGTCGTCGTAGCCGGGGACGCCGAGCCGAGAGGCTGCAACGGTGGCCTCGATGACGGCACCGAAGCCGCGGTCGATAGTGGGAACGGTTTCGCGCACGACGGCGGCGTCGACGGGTTCGAGCGTCCAGGCTTCCCAGTCGGTTCCGTTCTCGGTGCCAGCGTCGAACTGAGTGACTTCGACACGGACCCAGGCGGCGGCTGCGTCGAGGACCGGCTCCTCGTGTTCGTCGATGGTGAGTGCGGCGTCGGTGAAGGCGACGGGATCGTCGACGAACTGGACGTAGCCCTCGCCCTGGCGGTGGAAGTTGCGTCGGGTGCGGGTGTTGCCCCAGGTTCGGGCGGTGATTGTGGCGGTTTCTGATATGGGCTGCTCCTCGTCTCCCCCCGCGAACAACCCAAGTGCCGCTGCGTTCCACAGTCCGTTCGGTCCGAGCGTGGTGACCACGGACTCGGTGACGCCGGTAAGGCTGACTGGCCACGCTGTCGTCTCTGGGCCAGCAGCTGCTTCGTCTTCCCGCTCACTCTCGCTCGCACCGTCGCGACCATCGCGCTCACCGCTCATACTGAAACCAGTTCGGACTCGAGTGCGATGAACAGTGCGGCCGCGGTGATGTCCGCCGTCGTCCCCGGATTGATCCCGCGGTTGACGAGGTCGTCGGCAAATACCTCGACTGCGTCCCGGTCCGTGCTGAGTGCATCCTGCGCTGCCAACTCGCTCGCCCGGTCGGTGACCTCCCGTGCAACGCCTTCGCCGTGCTTGGTCGCGACCAGCGTGTCAGGACGCTCTGCGAGCAACGAGAGAAACACCGCTGCGGCGCGGTCGGGTAGCGGCCCGTCGGCGCTCGCGAGCCGTTCCGCTGCGGTGAACGACCGCTCGAAGCCGGTTACCCACTCGCGAGCGACGTCGTCGCCGGGCACGCTCTGCTCCATCACGTCGACCAGCGTCAGCCCGCGCTTCTCGAGTGCTGGGATAGCGTCACTCCCGCGGCGAACGTCGAGCGGGGCCATGTCTGCGGGCGGGTCGGCAACGTGGACATCGACGTGTTCGAACGCGCGGTAGAACGCCGCGGCGTCTGCGACGGTCGTTTCATCGACGACCGACTCGACGGCGGATTGGGAGGGGTCGGTGGATTGGGAGAGGTCGGCGGGTTGAGAGAGGTCGGTCACCGCAGCGCGGACGAGCGGTGTGAGCAAGAGGAGTGCGCCGAACTGGGTGTTGTCGCCTTCCTGTTTGGCCATGCCGGCAACCGCTCGCTCGAAGGCAGGGCCGATGGCTGCGCCGTCGGCGGCCAGCTCGAGACCATGCTGTGAGCCGACCGCGCCGGCGAGAAAGTGCTCGAACCGGAGGTCCTCAAGGTCGCGGTGTCGGTCGACGTTGCCGGGTTTCGGCGTGCTGGCGACCTCGAGCAGCAGCGCCAGATGTGCGTTTTGTGCTGGCGTTCGCATATGTTGTGCGAGTTGGTGTGGTGGTTTAGGCGTGTGGATTGTGTGGTTTGAGGGTGCGAGCTATGGTTGTACAGCCTGTCGTCTGTTTCGCGACCGTCCGAACGCCGGTACTATAGTAACAACTGCAACTAGTTACACACTGATCGCCGAGTCATCTGGCGATCAGGTGTGCAGTGACTTGCAGTGGCTACTATAGTTTACTCGAGTAGGTGCCTGGGAGTGCCAGGGCTGTCCGATTCGATGACCGGTACTCGACTGGTGA
The DNA window shown above is from Natrialba magadii ATCC 43099 and carries:
- a CDS encoding NAD(P)/FAD-dependent oxidoreductase is translated as MIDEGTPTAFDVVVVGGGPAGLSTALYCTRLGNRTALIDKGGGRAAMMQDVHNVVGIPEAMNGAKLLSTGKEQLEAYGCTVYQDTISSCSRSESDSTAETAEQEQRDTTDDSDSPPPKITLCGTDTDYVAEYVVVATGFTDVRPEPPLPWTGRGLHYCLHCDAYMFTDEPVYVMGTSESAAYVAAIMLNFTVDVDLLTRGEDPTWSGETDTMLSNHPIEIVHEEVTGVENGDDGWLDSMTFEDGTVREYTGGFAVYGSDYNNGLATELGCDLNDDGTVVVDEHGRTSVENVYAVGDLTPGHNQVPIALGEGAKAGISIHWDRREFPRDPGLIDELGTVRKEDVPGIPDELLERAVEYHTYN
- a CDS encoding NAD(P)/FAD-dependent oxidoreductase produces the protein MERVEVAVVGGGPAGATAAERAAAHGAETVLFEQGVPRKDREELGPDSTDAAGMLDYWIDIMDFDYEEIPDEIIHRELESTEFVGPNSAVELTTTGMDASYSKFGYTFHRARMDDWLYERATDAGADLRVGTGVSDLETNLRADSPKGPTHTLTLSDGNQLEAQYVILADGPQRRITLGALDQFTPPGRSISDQLSPPEANHIAYQEYREFPPELFEEFKDTLTFWWGYMPGETAYPWVFPNDGTVARVGLTMPIGMRLEDVDNPGAYALLDPEDDRLPSGSEYITRLLELEYGDEYDIEEDIPIVEGRGKSKGTETYPISSTRPIDSPVGANIAVAGGAMGATSAFHEGGYHVAVRTGKIAGRLAATDSLENYNDIWKRAIGDEILRNVSFADIVEDYEPDDWDWAFDVINDMQSDGGENTLINRTYSAGIGATKILAAYKKRKFNYRNGKYIQFNEADYMY
- a CDS encoding D-2-hydroxyacid dehydrogenase, whose amino-acid sequence is MPSNDADDEYTESATEPPVTDPDVLVLRKGTHGTPVEQYVDAIRDRLPEHTVELARTPAAEREAIQSASFVTGMTFGEELLESADKLETFACAYAGTGHLPLDELDERGVTVTNASGVHGPNIGEHVLGAILRFTRRFHVGNRRQRRREWRHYRAYELQGSTVTVVGLGAIGQAVCERLEPFGVETIGVRYSPEKGGPTDEVIGFEGEAFQDALARTDYLVLACPLTETTRGLIDREALTTLGPEAVLVNIARGPVVDTDALVSALRSGRIRGASLDVTDPEPLPEDHPLWTFDNVQITPHNAGHTPQYYDRLADIVAENVERLENSEDELVNQVRP
- a CDS encoding universal stress protein, which translates into the protein MTLTFDGTVLVPAADPKDGKRTAEALTPHLDTDSRVVLVNVIEKGGGTIDKAPMEQRKEYANEIFEEARKPLVDSPATIESETLFGTDIVKTIFDAAGEHDADAVVFTARKGNRIAELLTGDVARRLVKEGTIPAVALPQVTTD
- a CDS encoding DUF7344 domain-containing protein, yielding MLPVISDPESLSTPADAADAAATDAVFDLLSDWRRRAVLRYLDRLENTDPVPLSDVADHVVLEDDGQDSGPLAATGDALLGTRKRIHISLRHTHVPKLADAGALEFDPETNTVALCETGEELVSQLQNERQGRGGDSGGDSDSDGDSDEDAVPEAMT
- the asd gene encoding aspartate-semialdehyde dehydrogenase; translation: MAVRVGVLGATGAVGQRLIQLLEPHPDFDIAALTASDSSAGKTYRQAAKWRVDSPIPGDIGEMTVTATDPDEVPDDVDLLFSSLPSSIGSEVEPAFCEAGYVVSSNSSNSRMAEDVPLVIPEINADHLDLLEVQRDERGWDGALVKNPNCSTITFVPTLAAIAEYGLEKVHVSTLQAVSGAGYDGVSSMEIIDNAIPYIGSEEDKLETESRKLLGEFDGAELSHNEMSVSASCNRIPTIDGHLENVWVETEDELTPADAAEAMRAFPSLDLRSSPEPLIHVFDEPDRPQPRMDRTVGGGMAIAAGGLQETPFGLQYNCLAHNTIRGAAGASVLNGELLLENGYL
- a CDS encoding 30S ribosomal protein S17e; translation: MAIKPAYVKKTGNLLLERYPDAFTTDFEQNKDSVDKLTNVESKGVRNRIAGYVTRKKGAQVPA
- a CDS encoding DUF447 domain-containing protein translates to MSGERDGRDGASESEREDEAAAGPETTAWPVSLTGVTESVVTTLGPNGLWNAAALGLFAGGDEEQPISETATITARTWGNTRTRRNFHRQGEGYVQFVDDPVAFTDAALTIDEHEEPVLDAAAAWVRVEVTQFDAGTENGTDWEAWTLEPVDAAVVRETVPTIDRGFGAVIEATVAASRLGVPGYDDAELRERLAFFADVVDRAGDSRDRTALELVRAYSEW
- a CDS encoding triphosphoribosyl-dephospho-CoA synthase; protein product: MRTPAQNAHLALLLEVASTPKPGNVDRHRDLEDLRFEHFLAGAVGSQHGLELAADGAAIGPAFERAVAGMAKQEGDNTQFGALLLLTPLVRAAVTDLSQPADLSQSTDPSQSAVESVVDETTVADAAAFYRAFEHVDVHVADPPADMAPLDVRRGSDAIPALEKRGLTLVDVMEQSVPGDDVAREWVTGFERSFTAAERLASADGPLPDRAAAVFLSLLAERPDTLVATKHGEGVAREVTDRASELAAQDALSTDRDAVEVFADDLVNRGINPGTTADITAAALFIALESELVSV